Proteins co-encoded in one Populus trichocarpa isolate Nisqually-1 chromosome 10, P.trichocarpa_v4.1, whole genome shotgun sequence genomic window:
- the LOC7475533 gene encoding probable aquaporin NIP-type, translated as MPWNNEFGDDTEGGKKTESSDEDSPPETTVQIIQKIIAEMIGTFFLIFMGCGSVVVNQMYGSVTFPGVCVVWGLIVMVMVYSVGHISGAHFNPAVTVTFAIFRHFPYKQVPLYIAAQLLGSLLASGTLSLLFSVTDEAYFGTIPVGPDIRSFVTEIIISFLLMFVISGVATDNRAIGELAGIAVGMTIMLNVFVAGPVSGASMNPARSLGPAIVMRQFKGIWVYIVGPPIGTILGALCYNIIRFTDKPLREITKTASFLKSKN; from the exons ATGCCTTGGAATAACGAGTTCGGTGATGATACAGAAGGTGGCAAAAAAACAGAAAGTTCTGATGAGGATTCACCACCTGAAACTACTGTTCAAATAATCCAGAAG ATAATAGCAGAGATGATAGGgacatttttcttgatttttatgggTTGTGGATCTGTCGTGGTCAATCAGATGTATGGTTCTGTAACATTTCCAGGAGTTTGTGTGGTATGGGGTCTAATTGTGATGGTGATGGTTTACTCTGTTGGTCATATCTCTGGTGCACATTTCAATCCAGCAGTCACTGTTACTTTTGCCATCTTTAGACATTTTCCTTACAAACAG GTACCTCTATACATTGCGGCACAATTACTTGGATCACTCCTTGCTAGCGGCACCTTAAGCCTTCTTTTTAGCGTGACAGACGAGGCTTACTTTGGGACAATACCAGTTGGACCCGACATCCGTTCTTTTGTTACTGAAATAATCATATCGTTCCTTTTAATGTTTGTTATCTCTGGTGTTGCCACTGACAATAGAGCG ATTGGAGAATTAGCAGGAATTGCAGTTGGAATGACAATTATGTTGAACGTTTTCGTTGCTGG GCCTGTATCTGGGGCATCCATGAATCCTGCTAGGAGCTTGGGGCCTGCAATAGTGATGCGTCAATTCAAGGGTATCTGGGTTTACATTGTTGGCCCCCCCATTGGTACCATCCTAGGAGCGCTCTGCTACAATATAATTAGGTTCACTGATAAACCTCTCAGGGAAATAACCAAGACGGCTTCATTTCTAAAATCTAAGAATTGA
- the LOC7475534 gene encoding protein WVD2-like 7 isoform X3 has translation MAGEFQEPFSLSNCISFQVDSLHSGSISFGRFKSEDLSWERRSSFSHNRYLEEVEKCSKPGSVIQKKAYFEAHFKKKGILRPDSLDGLSGRGCQNCEDDEYGNLGQGEEDDDMNGSCNYSHREDDVLESVDCDEFDYGNQGDQFDHVNDESHRACFDESPEDPDYHGQLEVIECEREDPIVLSSESPVEAALDDANVSVRGVGEYVKPEEAHQIETGLDESHLNNDKQEMEMKDNINDNVAKIDESSVTIVLSPKSGTAKDLDNTSPVHQQNLSPKLRDCVESKSTNPRMRSPINGSQFQKILNNVSKTTAKTQNRGEGETPQRAKSEKQSSRATTPTRRTLHRAKNEENSESGNLRLHPVNRSERASRVNKFESPPSRSKKVEPMSHLRANRNKQIVNSIKPDTMPCAAAFSFKSDERAERRKEFYMKLEEKLHAKEAEMNQIQAKTQEQKKAEIKKFRERLNFKAAPMPSFYRVAVSPGSDGNKDLVINQREIGHG, from the exons ATGGCGGGAGAATTTCAAGAACCATTTAGCCTCAGCAACTGCATTAGCTTTCAG GTAGATTCTCTGCACTCTGGGTCCATATCCTTTGGAAGATTTAAGAGTGAAGACTTGTCTTGGGAGAGAAGATCGTCTTTTTCTCACAATAGGTATCTTGAAGAGGTTGAAAAATGCTCAAAACCAGGTTCTGTAATCCAGAAGAAAGCTTATTTTGAAGCCCATTTCAAGAAGAAGGGTATTCTGCGTCCGGATTCACTTGACGGCCTGAGTGGGAGGGGATGCCAGAACTGCGAAGATGACGAGTACGGAAATTTGggtcaaggagaagaagatgatgatatgaACGGAAGTTGCAATTATTCTCACCGTGAGGATGATGTGCTGGAAAGTGTGGACTGTGACGAATTTGATTATGGAAATCAAGGAGATCAGTTTGATCATGTAAATGATGAGAGCCATCGTGCTTGCTTTGATGAGAGCCCTGAGGATCCGGATTATCATGGACAATTAGAGGTCATTGAATGTGAAAGAGAGGATCCTATTGTTCTGTCTTCTGAATCTCCAGTGGAAGCTGCTTTGGATGATGCTAATGTTTCGGTCAGAGGTGTGGGTGAATATGTTAAACCTGAGGAAGCACATCAAATTGAAACTGGACTTGACGAGTCGCATCTCAATAATGACAAACAAGAGATGGAAATGAAAGATAACATTAATGATAATGTTGCTAAAATAGATGAATCATCTGTGACAATTGTTCTGTCCCCAAAAAGTGGAACTGCCAAGGATCTTGACAACACTAGTCCAGTGCATCAACAAAATCTTTCTCCAAAG CTGAGAGATTGTGTGGAAAGTAAATCCACGAACCCCAGAATGAGGTCTCCGATTAATGGCAGTCAATTCCAGAAGATCCTTAACAACGTGTCAAAAACTACTGCAAAAACTCAGAATAGAGGAGAAGGAGAAACACCACAAAGAGCAAAATCAGAAAAGCAGTCATCACGAGCTACCACTCCTACTAGACGTACGTTGCATAGAGCTAAAAATGAAGAG AATTCTGAAAGTGGCAATTTAAGGTTACATCCTGTGAATAGAAG TGAAAGGGCATCAAgagtaaataaatttgaatcccCACCATCTAGATCAAAAAAAGTTGAACCTATGTCTCATCTAAGAGCGAACAG AAATAAGCAGATTGTTAATTCAATAAAGCCAGACACAATGCCATGCGCTGCAGCCTTCAGTTTCAAAAGTGATGAAAGAGCAGAAAGGCGAAAAGAG TTCTATATGAAGTTGGAAGAAAAATTGCATGCTAAGGAGGCAGAAATGAATCAGATTCAAGCAAAAACACAA GAACAGAAGAaggctgaaattaaaaaattcagggAAAGACTTAATTTTAAAGCTGCACCCATGCCTTCATTCTATCGTGTTGCTGTATCACCAGGCTCTGATGGGAACAAG GACTTAGTTATAAATCAGAGAGAGATTGGTCATGgatag
- the LOC7475534 gene encoding protein WVD2-like 7 isoform X1 gives MAGEFQEPFSLSNCISFQVDSLHSGSISFGRFKSEDLSWERRSSFSHNRYLEEVEKCSKPGSVIQKKAYFEAHFKKKGILRPDSLDGLSGRGCQNCEDDEYGNLGQGEEDDDMNGSCNYSHREDDVLESVDCDEFDYGNQGDQFDHVNDESHRACFDESPEDPDYHGQLEVIECEREDPIVLSSESPVEAALDDANVSVRGVGEYVKPEEAHQIETGLDESHLNNDKQEMEMKDNINDNVAKIDESSVTIVLSPKSGTAKDLDNTSPVHQQNLSPKLRDCVESKSTNPRMRSPINGSQFQKILNNVSKTTAKTQNRGEGETPQRAKSEKQSSRATTPTRRTLHRAKNEENSESGNLRLHPVNRSERASRVNKFESPPSRSKKVEPMSHLRANRNKQIVNSIKPDTMPCAAAFSFKSDERAERRKEFYMKLEEKLHAKEAEMNQIQAKTQEQKKAEIKKFRERLNFKAAPMPSFYRVAVSPGSDGNKASSSKTKPAKAQHRSTSPGSGAAARSQLLSRTGNDQAVTANESVKPTNQPDPSGRTDHQARNVSEARETKPTNNNRHKPEAVTKIGVTGKNERGKVKDASLQRHQVSENTRVSKDLKVEGKAKTRSHRSNSEMLRKSIKHIEIGSNTGKGNLAVGVAILN, from the exons ATGGCGGGAGAATTTCAAGAACCATTTAGCCTCAGCAACTGCATTAGCTTTCAG GTAGATTCTCTGCACTCTGGGTCCATATCCTTTGGAAGATTTAAGAGTGAAGACTTGTCTTGGGAGAGAAGATCGTCTTTTTCTCACAATAGGTATCTTGAAGAGGTTGAAAAATGCTCAAAACCAGGTTCTGTAATCCAGAAGAAAGCTTATTTTGAAGCCCATTTCAAGAAGAAGGGTATTCTGCGTCCGGATTCACTTGACGGCCTGAGTGGGAGGGGATGCCAGAACTGCGAAGATGACGAGTACGGAAATTTGggtcaaggagaagaagatgatgatatgaACGGAAGTTGCAATTATTCTCACCGTGAGGATGATGTGCTGGAAAGTGTGGACTGTGACGAATTTGATTATGGAAATCAAGGAGATCAGTTTGATCATGTAAATGATGAGAGCCATCGTGCTTGCTTTGATGAGAGCCCTGAGGATCCGGATTATCATGGACAATTAGAGGTCATTGAATGTGAAAGAGAGGATCCTATTGTTCTGTCTTCTGAATCTCCAGTGGAAGCTGCTTTGGATGATGCTAATGTTTCGGTCAGAGGTGTGGGTGAATATGTTAAACCTGAGGAAGCACATCAAATTGAAACTGGACTTGACGAGTCGCATCTCAATAATGACAAACAAGAGATGGAAATGAAAGATAACATTAATGATAATGTTGCTAAAATAGATGAATCATCTGTGACAATTGTTCTGTCCCCAAAAAGTGGAACTGCCAAGGATCTTGACAACACTAGTCCAGTGCATCAACAAAATCTTTCTCCAAAG CTGAGAGATTGTGTGGAAAGTAAATCCACGAACCCCAGAATGAGGTCTCCGATTAATGGCAGTCAATTCCAGAAGATCCTTAACAACGTGTCAAAAACTACTGCAAAAACTCAGAATAGAGGAGAAGGAGAAACACCACAAAGAGCAAAATCAGAAAAGCAGTCATCACGAGCTACCACTCCTACTAGACGTACGTTGCATAGAGCTAAAAATGAAGAG AATTCTGAAAGTGGCAATTTAAGGTTACATCCTGTGAATAGAAG TGAAAGGGCATCAAgagtaaataaatttgaatcccCACCATCTAGATCAAAAAAAGTTGAACCTATGTCTCATCTAAGAGCGAACAG AAATAAGCAGATTGTTAATTCAATAAAGCCAGACACAATGCCATGCGCTGCAGCCTTCAGTTTCAAAAGTGATGAAAGAGCAGAAAGGCGAAAAGAG TTCTATATGAAGTTGGAAGAAAAATTGCATGCTAAGGAGGCAGAAATGAATCAGATTCAAGCAAAAACACAA GAACAGAAGAaggctgaaattaaaaaattcagggAAAGACTTAATTTTAAAGCTGCACCCATGCCTTCATTCTATCGTGTTGCTGTATCACCAGGCTCTGATGGGAACAAG GCTTCATCATCTAAAACCAAACCAGCTAAAGCACAACACAGGTCAACAAGTCCAGGGAGTGGAGCTGCTGCGAGATCACAATTACTTTCAAGGACTGGAAATGACCAAGCCGTCACTGCTAATGAATCTGTAAAACCTACTAACCAGCCGGATCCCTCAGGAAGGACTGATCATCAGGCAAGAAATGTTTCTGAGGCTCGTGAAACTAAACCAACCAACAATAATAGGCACAAGCCAGAAGCTGTAACTAAAATTGGTGTCACTGGTAAGAATGAAAGAGGGAAGGTGAAGGATGCTAGTTTGCAAAGGCATCAAGTATCAGAAAATACCAGAGTATCAAAAGACCTGAAGGTTGAAGGGAAAGCAAAAACGAGAAGCCACAGAAGTAACAGCGAGATGTTGAGGAAAAGTATAAAACACATTGAAATTGGAAGCAATACTGGAAAGGGTAATCTAGCTGTTGGTGTAGCCATCCTGAATTGA
- the LOC7475534 gene encoding protein WVD2-like 7 isoform X4, translating into MAGEFQEPFSLSNCISFQVDSLHSGSISFGRFKSEDLSWERRSSFSHNRYLEEVEKCSKPGSVIQKKAYFEAHFKKKGILRPDSLDGLSGRGCQNCEDDEYGNLGQGEEDDDMNGSCNYSHREDDVLESVDCDEFDYGNQGDQFDHVNDESHRACFDESPEDPDYHGQLEVIECEREDPIVLSSESPVEAALDDANVSVRGVGEYVKPEEAHQIETGLDESHLNNDKQEMEMKDNINDNVAKIDESSVTIVLSPKSGTAKDLDNTSPVHQQNLSPKLRDCVESKSTNPRMRSPINGSQFQKILNNVSKTTAKTQNRGEGETPQRAKSEKQSSRATTPTRRTLHRAKNEENSESGNLRLHPVNRSERASRVNKFESPPSRSKKVEPMSHLRANRNKQIVNSIKPDTMPCAAAFSFKSDERAERRKEFYMKLEEKLHAKEAEMNQIQAKTQKKAEIKKFRERLNFKAAPMPSFYRVAVSPGSDGNKDLVINQREIGHG; encoded by the exons ATGGCGGGAGAATTTCAAGAACCATTTAGCCTCAGCAACTGCATTAGCTTTCAG GTAGATTCTCTGCACTCTGGGTCCATATCCTTTGGAAGATTTAAGAGTGAAGACTTGTCTTGGGAGAGAAGATCGTCTTTTTCTCACAATAGGTATCTTGAAGAGGTTGAAAAATGCTCAAAACCAGGTTCTGTAATCCAGAAGAAAGCTTATTTTGAAGCCCATTTCAAGAAGAAGGGTATTCTGCGTCCGGATTCACTTGACGGCCTGAGTGGGAGGGGATGCCAGAACTGCGAAGATGACGAGTACGGAAATTTGggtcaaggagaagaagatgatgatatgaACGGAAGTTGCAATTATTCTCACCGTGAGGATGATGTGCTGGAAAGTGTGGACTGTGACGAATTTGATTATGGAAATCAAGGAGATCAGTTTGATCATGTAAATGATGAGAGCCATCGTGCTTGCTTTGATGAGAGCCCTGAGGATCCGGATTATCATGGACAATTAGAGGTCATTGAATGTGAAAGAGAGGATCCTATTGTTCTGTCTTCTGAATCTCCAGTGGAAGCTGCTTTGGATGATGCTAATGTTTCGGTCAGAGGTGTGGGTGAATATGTTAAACCTGAGGAAGCACATCAAATTGAAACTGGACTTGACGAGTCGCATCTCAATAATGACAAACAAGAGATGGAAATGAAAGATAACATTAATGATAATGTTGCTAAAATAGATGAATCATCTGTGACAATTGTTCTGTCCCCAAAAAGTGGAACTGCCAAGGATCTTGACAACACTAGTCCAGTGCATCAACAAAATCTTTCTCCAAAG CTGAGAGATTGTGTGGAAAGTAAATCCACGAACCCCAGAATGAGGTCTCCGATTAATGGCAGTCAATTCCAGAAGATCCTTAACAACGTGTCAAAAACTACTGCAAAAACTCAGAATAGAGGAGAAGGAGAAACACCACAAAGAGCAAAATCAGAAAAGCAGTCATCACGAGCTACCACTCCTACTAGACGTACGTTGCATAGAGCTAAAAATGAAGAG AATTCTGAAAGTGGCAATTTAAGGTTACATCCTGTGAATAGAAG TGAAAGGGCATCAAgagtaaataaatttgaatcccCACCATCTAGATCAAAAAAAGTTGAACCTATGTCTCATCTAAGAGCGAACAG AAATAAGCAGATTGTTAATTCAATAAAGCCAGACACAATGCCATGCGCTGCAGCCTTCAGTTTCAAAAGTGATGAAAGAGCAGAAAGGCGAAAAGAG TTCTATATGAAGTTGGAAGAAAAATTGCATGCTAAGGAGGCAGAAATGAATCAGATTCAAGCAAAAACACAA AAGAaggctgaaattaaaaaattcagggAAAGACTTAATTTTAAAGCTGCACCCATGCCTTCATTCTATCGTGTTGCTGTATCACCAGGCTCTGATGGGAACAAG GACTTAGTTATAAATCAGAGAGAGATTGGTCATGgatag
- the LOC7475534 gene encoding protein WVD2-like 7 isoform X2: protein MAGEFQEPFSLSNCISFQVDSLHSGSISFGRFKSEDLSWERRSSFSHNRYLEEVEKCSKPGSVIQKKAYFEAHFKKKGILRPDSLDGLSGRGCQNCEDDEYGNLGQGEEDDDMNGSCNYSHREDDVLESVDCDEFDYGNQGDQFDHVNDESHRACFDESPEDPDYHGQLEVIECEREDPIVLSSESPVEAALDDANVSVRGVGEYVKPEEAHQIETGLDESHLNNDKQEMEMKDNINDNVAKIDESSVTIVLSPKSGTAKDLDNTSPVHQQNLSPKLRDCVESKSTNPRMRSPINGSQFQKILNNVSKTTAKTQNRGEGETPQRAKSEKQSSRATTPTRRTLHRAKNEENSESGNLRLHPVNRSERASRVNKFESPPSRSKKVEPMSHLRANRNKQIVNSIKPDTMPCAAAFSFKSDERAERRKEFYMKLEEKLHAKEAEMNQIQAKTQKKAEIKKFRERLNFKAAPMPSFYRVAVSPGSDGNKASSSKTKPAKAQHRSTSPGSGAAARSQLLSRTGNDQAVTANESVKPTNQPDPSGRTDHQARNVSEARETKPTNNNRHKPEAVTKIGVTGKNERGKVKDASLQRHQVSENTRVSKDLKVEGKAKTRSHRSNSEMLRKSIKHIEIGSNTGKGNLAVGVAILN from the exons ATGGCGGGAGAATTTCAAGAACCATTTAGCCTCAGCAACTGCATTAGCTTTCAG GTAGATTCTCTGCACTCTGGGTCCATATCCTTTGGAAGATTTAAGAGTGAAGACTTGTCTTGGGAGAGAAGATCGTCTTTTTCTCACAATAGGTATCTTGAAGAGGTTGAAAAATGCTCAAAACCAGGTTCTGTAATCCAGAAGAAAGCTTATTTTGAAGCCCATTTCAAGAAGAAGGGTATTCTGCGTCCGGATTCACTTGACGGCCTGAGTGGGAGGGGATGCCAGAACTGCGAAGATGACGAGTACGGAAATTTGggtcaaggagaagaagatgatgatatgaACGGAAGTTGCAATTATTCTCACCGTGAGGATGATGTGCTGGAAAGTGTGGACTGTGACGAATTTGATTATGGAAATCAAGGAGATCAGTTTGATCATGTAAATGATGAGAGCCATCGTGCTTGCTTTGATGAGAGCCCTGAGGATCCGGATTATCATGGACAATTAGAGGTCATTGAATGTGAAAGAGAGGATCCTATTGTTCTGTCTTCTGAATCTCCAGTGGAAGCTGCTTTGGATGATGCTAATGTTTCGGTCAGAGGTGTGGGTGAATATGTTAAACCTGAGGAAGCACATCAAATTGAAACTGGACTTGACGAGTCGCATCTCAATAATGACAAACAAGAGATGGAAATGAAAGATAACATTAATGATAATGTTGCTAAAATAGATGAATCATCTGTGACAATTGTTCTGTCCCCAAAAAGTGGAACTGCCAAGGATCTTGACAACACTAGTCCAGTGCATCAACAAAATCTTTCTCCAAAG CTGAGAGATTGTGTGGAAAGTAAATCCACGAACCCCAGAATGAGGTCTCCGATTAATGGCAGTCAATTCCAGAAGATCCTTAACAACGTGTCAAAAACTACTGCAAAAACTCAGAATAGAGGAGAAGGAGAAACACCACAAAGAGCAAAATCAGAAAAGCAGTCATCACGAGCTACCACTCCTACTAGACGTACGTTGCATAGAGCTAAAAATGAAGAG AATTCTGAAAGTGGCAATTTAAGGTTACATCCTGTGAATAGAAG TGAAAGGGCATCAAgagtaaataaatttgaatcccCACCATCTAGATCAAAAAAAGTTGAACCTATGTCTCATCTAAGAGCGAACAG AAATAAGCAGATTGTTAATTCAATAAAGCCAGACACAATGCCATGCGCTGCAGCCTTCAGTTTCAAAAGTGATGAAAGAGCAGAAAGGCGAAAAGAG TTCTATATGAAGTTGGAAGAAAAATTGCATGCTAAGGAGGCAGAAATGAATCAGATTCAAGCAAAAACACAA AAGAaggctgaaattaaaaaattcagggAAAGACTTAATTTTAAAGCTGCACCCATGCCTTCATTCTATCGTGTTGCTGTATCACCAGGCTCTGATGGGAACAAG GCTTCATCATCTAAAACCAAACCAGCTAAAGCACAACACAGGTCAACAAGTCCAGGGAGTGGAGCTGCTGCGAGATCACAATTACTTTCAAGGACTGGAAATGACCAAGCCGTCACTGCTAATGAATCTGTAAAACCTACTAACCAGCCGGATCCCTCAGGAAGGACTGATCATCAGGCAAGAAATGTTTCTGAGGCTCGTGAAACTAAACCAACCAACAATAATAGGCACAAGCCAGAAGCTGTAACTAAAATTGGTGTCACTGGTAAGAATGAAAGAGGGAAGGTGAAGGATGCTAGTTTGCAAAGGCATCAAGTATCAGAAAATACCAGAGTATCAAAAGACCTGAAGGTTGAAGGGAAAGCAAAAACGAGAAGCCACAGAAGTAACAGCGAGATGTTGAGGAAAAGTATAAAACACATTGAAATTGGAAGCAATACTGGAAAGGGTAATCTAGCTGTTGGTGTAGCCATCCTGAATTGA